The nucleotide window GCAGTCTGACTACCCGCTTGTCCTGCAAATCCTTGCATTTTATGATATACCCTTTGCGGACCAGCGAATTCACGGCGACGCTCAAAGTCCCTGGGGTCACCATTTGCAGTCGGGCAACGTCACCTAATGTCTTGGTTTCACTTTTCTCAACATTTTCTAAAATATGAACTTCCGTCATTGAAAGCGTGACACCCTGATGTTTCATATACTGTTCTTCAATAAATAAAATATGGTTAAATACTTCAACCAGCAAACCATTGACTGTTTCGCGAACACGACTCATGATGCCACCCCCGTCGTGTCCATTGTAGCCTTTTCTTTCAGACTCTGTCAAGGTTTATCCGCGCTTTATTCCTGTTTGATCAATTGATTTCTAAGCTTTTGAATGATTCGTTTTTCTAACCTTGAGATATACGATTGGGATATGCCTAACTGATCCGCGATGTCCTTCTGCGTTAATTCTTCATGGTTAATGCCATACCGCATTTCCAGAATCATCCGCTCATTGTCTTTCAATTTGCTCATGGCTTTCAACAGCTGCCGTTTATCTTCTTCCGCATAAAAGCTTTCTGCGACGATATCGCCTTCTGTTCCAAGAATATCGGATAACAACAGTTCATTACCGTCATAATCGACATTCAGCGGTTCATCAAATGAAATCTCTGTTTTTCGACGGCTTTTCTTGCGCAAAAACATCAGAATTTCATTTTCAATGCAGCGCGAAGCATACGTCACTAATTTTATATTCTTATCCCGTTTGAATGTGTTCACGGCTTTGATCAGACCGATCGTCCCGATGCTGATCAGATCCTCCATAAAAATCGGATTCGTCTCATAGCGTTTGGCAATATAAACAACTAAGCGCAGATTATGCTCAATCAGTGTATCCCGGGCCTGCTGATCACCATTCTCCAAAGCAATCAGTGCCGCTTCCTCCTCATCGCGGGCTAGCGGATGCGGCAGGACGTCATTACCTTGAATAAAATAGACCAGACGGCTTCGCTTTCCGAACAGAAAAATCTTTAACTTCAATAACCAACGTTTCATTTCTATCCTTGACCTGTAAACAGCGTGACGTTAAGCAGAGCATCATAACCGCAGTCGTTCAGTGTTTCACTGAAGGCCAGCCAGACCGGCTGCGAACAACCACCCTGAATCTGCAGTGAAGCCGGAATGGCCGCCACCTCACGAACACCGGCAATGGTTTGAATAGGAAGTACACGAACCGGCTTCGTTGCCAGCCGACATTGGATTTCATGCGTGCAGAAAATAAGCGGCCGGCCTTCGATCACAGCACTGTTGCCGGAATCTAAGTAGCCGGATAAAGCTAATTCACAATCCCCTGCCCGTAACGTGACCGGATATAAAAAAGCCGTTTCTGACAATCCTTGACCGATTTTCCGCTGAATCATGAAATCCCAAAGCAGTAAGATGCCGGCCGCCACCAGCCATTGCCAGCAAGAAGCGGGTAAAAATAGTTGAAAATGAACAAGGGATCCCTGCCACAATTTCATCAATCCAAATTCCAGCAGAAAACGCATACCCAAGGCAAAGACGGAGGCCTGTAAGCCGAATGAAAAAATGGCTAAAACGCTGATCAATTCTATAATGGCACAAATCCAGATCGCTCCCTCAAACCAGCACATACAGGCCGTTAGGGGAGCCAGAGGACTCAGTATCAACAGCTTTTTCAACCGTACTGGCCGGCGGCAAAGCCAAGCTGAACTCAACCATACAGAACCGTTCAAAATCGTTCCCAATATTACGGTTACTTCCACATAACTGTTCACGCTTTTCTCCTTTCTCTACGTTCTATGATAGAAAAAGAGCTGAGCATTTTTTGTCGTTTTGCCCACCTGGTCTGTGAAAGTTCATTTCAGATAGTTCCGAATAATAGATCAGAGATTTCTAGTGCGAACCTAAGGTAAACATAGAATCCCTGGGAGGTTCGCACCAGAAATATGTGAAAAATGAGGAAAGAGTTGCAAGTAAAATGGTTATTCGCTATTATAGAAGTAAGATAAGAATCACCTAAATATCAATTAGTTTCTTATTCGCTGTCGCATCGCTCACAGGCGGTGCGTGGATTGAAATTGTTATATTCTTAACAAAATCAAGAAATTTCTGGTCGCATAGCTCACAGGCGGTGCGTGGATTGAAATAACATGACAGAAGATGATATTAAAGGCTATGTTGTCGCATCGCTCACAGGCGGTGCGTGGATTGAAATCCCGTCAGTAGTTAACTCAGTTAAGCCTGTCGGGTCGCATCGCTCACAGGCGGTGCGTGGATTGAAATATTATAGAAATCTATTTTAACGGAAAACGAGCTGAGTCGCATCGCTCACAGGCGGTGCGTGGATTGAAATTATTTTGCCTATCGTCATGCGCTCTGTTGCCGTTGGTCGCATCGCTCACGAGTGATGCATGGATTGAAATTTGCCATGGATTGGTGGAAAAACCAGTTTAATCAAGTGCATCGCTCACAGGCGGTCAGCGTGGATTGAAATCACAAAAACCCTGCTGCGGTTTTGGATAAGAATGTCGCATCGCTCACACTACAAGGATAAAATATACAGAAAAAGAGGACTGATCATCCTCTTTTTCTGTTTGTATTTCAACACGTTGATTAAATATTTAAAAATGATAAATCTAGCTTAGTTATATAAACCTCCGTAAATGACATAGGCAGCACAATTAGAATCACACCTCTTGAATCAAAATGAATCTGTATTATCTTTTAATAGAACTTCCTTTCCCCATTTCGTGTTTTGTAATGCTTTAAATATCAGCCAGCCTAACATACCTCCTGCCACATTCATAATCAAATCATCAATATCTGCAGAACGGCCAATGAAATACTGCAAAACTTCTATAAATAAAGAACTTCCTGCAAGACTCATTAGGCAGATTCCTGCTTTGCGGCATTGAGGTAAGCATACGGGGATGAAAAAGCCTAGGGGAACAAACATTGCAATATTCAATAATAATTGCTCGATCATTCGCGCAAATCCCATTTGATAGGTTTCCTGTATCCAAACAAACGGAATAAAATTAACAAGATATACAGGTGGAAGAAACGCATAAGGTCCAAACATGATAAGGTCAAGACCCACGGTTGCAAAAAATACCAAAAGCCCATAAGCGACTAGTCCCCAAACCATCAGTTTACGAATTTTTGTACGATCAGTACGCCTGCGATATCTGCGCGTGAAAAACCAGGCAGCTAAACAAGAGATCGGCACACCGATAATCGAAATTCCAATAACCATTCCCATATGCTTTATACCCCTTCAAATTAGAATCTTATTATACTCTCAAAACCAGACTTTAAAATGACTGCTATCCAAATGATAAAGTGACAGTTCAGTCACACGAAAAAAAAGAACGGCGTTAACCGTTCCTTGAAATTCAATTATTCGTCTTCCGTCTCCAAGAGGCCATAACCTCCGCTGTTACGTTTGTAGACGACCGCAATTCCGTCCGTTTCTTCATCCGTGTAGATAAAGAAGGAATGTCCCAGCATCTCCATTCGCATAATTGCTTCTTCCAGATCCATACGCTGAGCTTTGACTGTTTTAGTTCTGACAGCGATATCTCCTTGATCCAGCTTTACATTGTCCTGTTCAACAAAGCTGAGCGCCAGTTTTTCACGATGGCGGCGGGATAAGCGTGTTTTCTGGCGGCGAACCTGATCTTCTAACTTATCAATCGCCAGATCAATAGCCGCATATAAATCTTCATGTTCAACTTCTGTTCTCAAGATTCCTACTTTGGTAGGGATCGTGACTTCAATTTTCTGTGTGAGAGGATAAGTGCGTACAACAACACGGGCTCTTGTTTCCGGATCAATTAACAGATATTTGTCTAAGAAAGATAATTTCTTTTCAATTTTCTGCCTCATTCCTTCCGTGATGCTGACATTTTTTCCGACAATCTCAAATTTCATGGATAATTCCTCCTTTGATGTACTTTTAGTATAAGCTGTTCCAAAGAAAAAAATCAGTCTTTAAACGTCTCTACTTTCGTGTTATACTGAAAGCGTAAGGGCTGATTTCTGTAAATCAGCCCCTTTTTCTTACATTTATGATTTTAAAACTTGGCGCAGAAGCTTTAAGACATTATCATAGCCAATCGCTTGGCACTCCATTTCTGAGAAGCCCTGCGTTTTCAGACCCTTGATCAGATTCTGCGCCTGAACGGCACTGGCAAGATCGCTGCCCATGGATGTCGCATGATCTTCAAAGAAATCCATAAAATCAAATCCGACTGCAACATGCTCCACTCCGACTAAATCCGCAATATGACGGCCATGGGCAGCCAGATGCAGCGCATCCTGATTTTCAGGATTGGCATCAATGAAATTCTTCGCTGCATTCAAACCGATCACACCACCCTTGGCGGCAATCGCCATGATCTGCTGATCAGTCAGGTTGCGGTGCACTTCGCAGAGCACACGGGTATTGGAATGAGTGGCGATCAGAGGACCGCGCACAATCTCAACCATATCCCAGAACGTTTTTTCATTTGTATGTGATACATCCAGGATCATTCCCAATTCATCCATCTTTCGGACAGCTTTGCGGCCTTCTTCGGTTAATCCGCGCGTCACAGTCCCCTTTACGCCGGTGGCCAGCGCATTTTCATCATTCCAGCACAAGGAAGCAATGCGAACTCCCTGATCATACAGCCATTGAATTTTTTCCTCAGCCTGATCCCGGATTCCGCACATGCCTTCTACAGTCATCACAACATGCGGTTTTCCGGTTTCTTCCAGATCCGCTTTGGATTTTACCCACGTAACGGCATCCAAATTTTCTTCAATTTCCTGACGGGTGGCTAAGACCATTTTCTGCATTCGCTCCCAGTCTTCTGATCCTTCAAAATAACTGGCAATGCCTACGCCAAGAACTTCACCCTGCAGTAACTTGGGCAGATGCTCCTCTTTCAATACGTGCATTTTTCCCTGTTCGTGCTTGCGCAGGATGTCCCAGCCGATATCGGCATGCAAATCAAAAATTCTCATTTTTTTCCCCTTTCAAGCAGCGGATGCTGCTTCCTTTAACTGATGCTTGGCTTCCCATTCAATCAGTTTCTTTTTCAATCCTTCCATAACAATAAGCATGGAATAAGTATCCAGTCCACAGTATTGCAGCAAGTGATCACGAATAGCCTGATGGTCGGTTTCCGTGTTGTTCTGATCCAGATTGCGCCATTGAACCACGGCGTCCATCCCCTGATGAATATCCAGCTTCTGATAGGTTAAATTCTCATCAAATAACGGCAGCAGGGTCTTTAATGAATAGTAGCCGCGCATCCGCGTATCGTAAAACAGGCCGGCCTGAAACGGAAAAGCTAAATCAACCATACGGGCATGGATTTTCATCAAGGGCTTTGCCCGATCCGGAAAACGAGCAGCCAGCTCCTGCAGCCGGATCTTCTCCGCTCCTTCGGCATTATAAGCGATCACGCTGCCTCTGGACGGCAGATCGTTTAACAATTTTTCAACAAAGTCTCTCCGACAGTCATGGACGCCGATAAATTCCCGATGAATCAAAGTCCCGTCCGCTTCTAAAATATGCAGAGAATACTGAAATGGCAACACCTGATAGCTGCGCATTCCTTCATAGGGCGGCACAGCATACGTTTCCCATTCAAAATCCAGGAAACAGTACGGATATTCCAAAGTACCGTCAAACCAGGTCTTCAAACCAAAGTAATCAAGGTAACAGCCGCCGTTTTGAGCAGCCTTGATCTGGGCGAACTGCTGGCGGGTGCCTTCTAAGCGATCATAATCCGCATCCTGCAGTTTTAATCGACCTTCCGCCGCCATCTGATTTTTATATTGAGATGAAACCAGGGTCAGAATTGAATCCGCCTCCAGCTCTTTTTCCGCTGCGAAACAGCGCTCATAATAAACGCATTTATTGCGTCGGGTACAGCGATTGGTTTTTACCGAGTCCGGTTCCCCCTGATCCAACAGCTGATCCATTTGATCAAGAAGAAGCTGAACCTCGGTTTTTTGCTTTTCAATGGCGTCGGCGACTTTTCGAGCAGGGTTCCCTGAATCATTGTAAAAGCGATCAGAAATCAAAAAAAGGGCTTGCGGATCTAATTCTTTGCCTCGAATATAATCAGGATTGAGATGAATGATATAAAACTGAACGATAGAAATGCCCAGCTTCTCCAACACCCAGTTGTTTAGCATATAGCTGAACGCTTCATCTTCTTTCGGCAGATGACCGCCGTAAAGAAAATAGACCTCCCACCCCGCGCTTCCGTGATGCAGAAATGGAATTTTAACGCGCAGCTGATTGTATTCAAAACGTGCTGAAACCAGCCACTCCTGTTGATTGAGAGCCGCCATCGCAAGGGAAGGATCATCACCGCGAATACCGCGAAAATGTTCGTTAATTTTTAATTTCTGGCAGGCCAAACCGGTCAGATCTTCATCCATTCTCACAAAAGGAGAAAAGGGTGGTGTCGGTTCTTTTTTTGACAGCCAGAAATATTTCGGACATCGCTTAAATTTTTTACAATCTGAAATATGAACCATGAATAATCACCTTTTTGATTATATCATTCCCCATCAGGCAATCCAAGAAAAGTTTTTGTCAGCAGTATCGTCAAGCATGAAACGTCCAGAAGAAACATTCAAAATTCACACTGACTTTTATTCTGACCATTCAAAATTCCTCCTATAGCTGATCGTATTTTGTGCTTTTTCCTCTGGCTTTCTCCACCGGGTATTTTTCACGGTTCTTTTCCAACTTCTGCAAAATAATCGTTTCGGCATCCACACCCAGCTTTGCGCTCATCAGCAGGCAATAGTTCATCACGTCTGCCAGTTCCTCACAAACCTTTTGCTGATCAAACTCGGCATTCCATTGGAAACATTCCAACAGTTCACCCACTTCAATCGCAATTGACTTGGCCAGATTTTCCGGACTGTGAAATTGATCCCAATCGCGTTCTTCATTAAATTTTATAATTTCTGCTAATGCTTTCTTCATACATCCACCTCATCCTTTCAAGTATATCACGGCTATCGTGAAAAGGGATATCCCTGATCCTTTTTCCCGGCAAAAAAAGGCGCTTCTTCGCGCCTTTGTTCTTTCTGTGCTGGTTTAGGCTTCAATGCAGAACTTTCCGTCTTTGAAGAAAACAACTTCCGTTCCATCCGCATGAACACCCGTGATCTGCATATCGTCGCTGCCGAACATGAAATCCACATGGACCATTGAGAAATTACAGCCTTTGGCCTTCATTTCTTCTTCACTCATGTCCTGTGAGCCTTCCATATTCATCGGATATGCCCGGCCCAAAGCGAGATGACAGCTGGCATTTTCATCAAATAAGGTATTATAGAACAAAATTCCAGACTGGGAGATTGGGGTATCTACATCGATCAGCGCGACTTCACCAAGATAAGCGCTGCCTTCATCAAATTCAATCAGGCTGGCCAAAGCGGCTTCTTCTTCCTCCGCATGCCAGCGCACAGCTTTGCCCTGTTCAAATTCAATCCAGAAGTTCTGAATCAGCTTGCCCTGATAGCTCAGCGGCTTGGTTGCCTGAACGCGGCCTTGAACGCCCGTTCTTTTTGGCATTGTAAAATTTTCTTCAGTCGGCATATTGGGATTAAAGACAACACCATGCTGGGATTTTTCACAGCCGCCTTCCCAGATATGACCTTCCGCCAACTCCACAACCAGATCGGTTCCCTTTTGGTTTTTAAAATGCAGGGAAGCAAACTGCTGACGATTCAGCCAGTCGTTGTGAGCGGACAGCTCCTGGTTATGTTTTTCCCATAGAGCGATCGGATCCTGATCCTTTTGGATGCGCACGGAAGCCAGAATGGCGTTCCACAGTTTTTCCACGGCCGCTTCCGGCGTTTCGTCCGGAAAGACTTTCAGCGCCCATTCCGGATTCGGGATCGCGATGATCGACCACTGACCTTCATTAGCCATCGTGTAATTTTGGAACTTCTCCAAGGCTTTGCGCCGCGCCGCAACAACCTGCTGCACCTTTTGTTGATCGACGTCTTTCATTATTCCAGGAATGCTGGAGTCAATGTTCAAAATGCAGTAGCCGCGGTCAACAAATTCCTGTTCCCGCGCCACAAGCCAATCCGGCACACGCTGAAGCACCGCGGTATCCGCGTAATCATAATCGAGCTTTGTGAGCTGATCATCCTGCCACAGCACCACCACTTCGCCTGCACCTGCGCGATAGCCTTCTTCAACACACAGCCGGACAAACGGCGCTGAATCCACCTGCGCTTTAATCACCAGCAGCTGTCCTTTCTGGACATGAACGCCCAAGCGGACAGCCAGTTCAGCATACTGGCGCAGACATTTTTCTGAAATCAAGGTTATTCCTTCTTTCTGTTCTGTTAGTTTCCGTGAGAGATTGGCAGCATTGCCGCACCGATAATTCCCGGTTCTTCCAGCTTGGCTGTTTCAAAGAGCGTATCCCGCATCGGGACATGCACAAGATTCTTGAAATTCGCAACAACTTTATCCATAAATACGTCTTTGGACTGCATCATGCCGCCGCCGATCACAAACATCCACGGATCCGCAATATGCGCGATGACTGAAAACATCACAGCCAAATCATAGGCCATATTATCCACAATCGACTGCGCCTGCGGATTGCCTTGTTTTGCCAGATCAAACACATCCCCGGCATGCCGGATCTGATCCCCGAACAGCGCTTTACCCTTACGGGTAATCGCCACTCCGCTGGCTTCATTTTCCACAGCGCCGATATTCAAATGATTGATCTTTTCGCGGTTGCGGTCAATGATAATATTGGCGATTTCACCTGCGTGACCATGCTTGCCGCTGACAACTTTGCCATCGACGATTAAGGCGCCGCCGATACCGGTCGAAATCGTGACATAATAGACGACCGGCAAGCCCTTTCCAGCCCCGACTAACGCTTCCGCTAGTCCGGCAACATTGGCATCGTTGTCAACATAAGCCGGCATATTGAAGTTCTGCGTCAATTCCGCCGCAATAGGATATTGTTCAAAACCCGGCAGGTTGGTCGCCATCAGCATTTTTCCGTTGATTGTATCCACCGGCCCCGGCACCCCGACGCCAATCCCCTCACATTCAGTATACCCCGGAATTTCCCGGATCATTTCCATCATGTTGTCCATGACCTTCCGCGGTCCCTCCTGAGCCAGCGACGGACGTTTGACTTCTGCCAAAACAATTCCATCACGCGTAACTTTGGCAACGCGGACATTCGTTCCCCCTAAATCAATTCCTAAATATGTTTTCATACTCTAGGTCCTCCTTAGATTTAATTATAGCGAAAGCTGCAAGGGGTTACAACTAAAGACCGCATCGAAAAGTCAGGTTTTTCAGTGCGGCGCTGGAAGTCCAATAAACAAACCAATTTTTCCATACATAATCAATCATTCATTCACTGCTCAGTTTTAATCCTTCATAACAGGATTTCAGACATCCATCAGTTTAGTGTTGATCAAGCTTTGTTTGAACGAACTTATCAATGTAGTCAACCGTTTGCATTTTTTCACTCAAATCATCCACAATGTCCTGAATTTTCACATCTCCTTTACCATTTTTCCAATAAAAAAAGCTGTTTTTCTTTCAAACGGAGGCAACGTGATTTCCGCTGCTCCTAAATGAAAATACAGCTCTTTTTTTGATTTTTTCCGGATTGATTTCCAGTTTCTTTCAGTCTGTCTAGATCGCGAGTTTCTGTCTTTCAGAATTTTATATAATCCTGCAACGCTGCCGTTTGTAACTCAAACTTTTGTCCTCACTCGCAAATTTCAATTCTGACCTGATCGGCATCTTGGTTTTTAAAACTGGTTTCGCTTATTTTCAAACCTGATATTGATTTAACCTTATTTATAAACAGGCCGATTCTCGCATGATTAATGTGTCGACTCGGTCGTAATGAAAGCTGCAATGTCCTTGATCACCCGCTCATCCACAACCGCCTTCTGCATATAGTAAGTATTCGGATTCGCATCAAAGTCACCCGGCATCATCAAATGAGATAACCCCGGATAGCTGTGGAAAGTCCAATTTGATCGTTCGCCATAAGTGGCCTTCCATGTTTCATATTCCTGCAGCGGAACCTGATAATCTTCTTCTCCCTGCAGTACCAGAACTGGTTTCGTTATCGCTTCTGCCGTTTTAACCGGATCATAAGCAAGCAGATCTTTCCAATAAGCCGGATAAGCTCCTGCGACTAATTCGTCATCAGCTAACTGATCCAGCTGATTCAGCTTATCCAGCTCAGCCAAGGCTGCATCAACCGCTGCTTTTTCCTGATCTGTATTCATAAACTGAGCTAAATGAGCATATTGAAATCGCATTAATGAGGCTAAATCCGTTACCGGTGCAG belongs to Holdemania massiliensis and includes:
- a CDS encoding MarR family winged helix-turn-helix transcriptional regulator translates to MSRVRETVNGLLVEVFNHILFIEEQYMKHQGVTLSMTEVHILENVEKSETKTLGDVARLQMVTPGTLSVAVNSLVRKGYIIKCKDLQDKRVVRLLLSGKANEVLRIHHQFHEEMVDSCIADLDLEKEEVMIESLEKILNYFRSELEKNEKPKRRTSGKAKSKTQAPV
- the sigK gene encoding RNA polymerase sporulation sigma factor SigK → MKRWLLKLKIFLFGKRSRLVYFIQGNDVLPHPLARDEEEAALIALENGDQQARDTLIEHNLRLVVYIAKRYETNPIFMEDLISIGTIGLIKAVNTFKRDKNIKLVTYASRCIENEILMFLRKKSRRKTEISFDEPLNVDYDGNELLLSDILGTEGDIVAESFYAEEDKRQLLKAMSKLKDNERMILEMRYGINHEELTQKDIADQLGISQSYISRLEKRIIQKLRNQLIKQE
- a CDS encoding sigma-E processing peptidase SpoIIGA, whose protein sequence is MNSYVEVTVILGTILNGSVWLSSAWLCRRPVRLKKLLILSPLAPLTACMCWFEGAIWICAIIELISVLAIFSFGLQASVFALGMRFLLEFGLMKLWQGSLVHFQLFLPASCWQWLVAAGILLLWDFMIQRKIGQGLSETAFLYPVTLRAGDCELALSGYLDSGNSAVIEGRPLIFCTHEIQCRLATKPVRVLPIQTIAGVREVAAIPASLQIQGGCSQPVWLAFSETLNDCGYDALLNVTLFTGQG
- a CDS encoding VanZ family protein is translated as MGMVIGISIIGVPISCLAAWFFTRRYRRRTDRTKIRKLMVWGLVAYGLLVFFATVGLDLIMFGPYAFLPPVYLVNFIPFVWIQETYQMGFARMIEQLLLNIAMFVPLGFFIPVCLPQCRKAGICLMSLAGSSLFIEVLQYFIGRSADIDDLIMNVAGGMLGWLIFKALQNTKWGKEVLLKDNTDSF
- the hpf gene encoding ribosome hibernation-promoting factor, HPF/YfiA family, with product MKFEIVGKNVSITEGMRQKIEKKLSFLDKYLLIDPETRARVVVRTYPLTQKIEVTIPTKVGILRTEVEHEDLYAAIDLAIDKLEDQVRRQKTRLSRRHREKLALSFVEQDNVKLDQGDIAVRTKTVKAQRMDLEEAIMRMEMLGHSFFIYTDEETDGIAVVYKRNSGGYGLLETEDE
- a CDS encoding dipeptidase, whose translation is MRIFDLHADIGWDILRKHEQGKMHVLKEEHLPKLLQGEVLGVGIASYFEGSEDWERMQKMVLATRQEIEENLDAVTWVKSKADLEETGKPHVVMTVEGMCGIRDQAEEKIQWLYDQGVRIASLCWNDENALATGVKGTVTRGLTEEGRKAVRKMDELGMILDVSHTNEKTFWDMVEIVRGPLIATHSNTRVLCEVHRNLTDQQIMAIAAKGGVIGLNAAKNFIDANPENQDALHLAAHGRHIADLVGVEHVAVGFDFMDFFEDHATSMGSDLASAVQAQNLIKGLKTQGFSEMECQAIGYDNVLKLLRQVLKS
- a CDS encoding DUF2779 domain-containing protein produces the protein MVHISDCKKFKRCPKYFWLSKKEPTPPFSPFVRMDEDLTGLACQKLKINEHFRGIRGDDPSLAMAALNQQEWLVSARFEYNQLRVKIPFLHHGSAGWEVYFLYGGHLPKEDEAFSYMLNNWVLEKLGISIVQFYIIHLNPDYIRGKELDPQALFLISDRFYNDSGNPARKVADAIEKQKTEVQLLLDQMDQLLDQGEPDSVKTNRCTRRNKCVYYERCFAAEKELEADSILTLVSSQYKNQMAAEGRLKLQDADYDRLEGTRQQFAQIKAAQNGGCYLDYFGLKTWFDGTLEYPYCFLDFEWETYAVPPYEGMRSYQVLPFQYSLHILEADGTLIHREFIGVHDCRRDFVEKLLNDLPSRGSVIAYNAEGAEKIRLQELAARFPDRAKPLMKIHARMVDLAFPFQAGLFYDTRMRGYYSLKTLLPLFDENLTYQKLDIHQGMDAVVQWRNLDQNNTETDHQAIRDHLLQYCGLDTYSMLIVMEGLKKKLIEWEAKHQLKEAASAA
- a CDS encoding nucleotide pyrophosphohydrolase; the encoded protein is MKKALAEIIKFNEERDWDQFHSPENLAKSIAIEVGELLECFQWNAEFDQQKVCEELADVMNYCLLMSAKLGVDAETIILQKLEKNREKYPVEKARGKSTKYDQL
- a CDS encoding aminopeptidase encodes the protein MISEKCLRQYAELAVRLGVHVQKGQLLVIKAQVDSAPFVRLCVEEGYRAGAGEVVVLWQDDQLTKLDYDYADTAVLQRVPDWLVAREQEFVDRGYCILNIDSSIPGIMKDVDQQKVQQVVAARRKALEKFQNYTMANEGQWSIIAIPNPEWALKVFPDETPEAAVEKLWNAILASVRIQKDQDPIALWEKHNQELSAHNDWLNRQQFASLHFKNQKGTDLVVELAEGHIWEGGCEKSQHGVVFNPNMPTEENFTMPKRTGVQGRVQATKPLSYQGKLIQNFWIEFEQGKAVRWHAEEEEAALASLIEFDEGSAYLGEVALIDVDTPISQSGILFYNTLFDENASCHLALGRAYPMNMEGSQDMSEEEMKAKGCNFSMVHVDFMFGSDDMQITGVHADGTEVVFFKDGKFCIEA
- a CDS encoding ROK family protein; this encodes MKTYLGIDLGGTNVRVAKVTRDGIVLAEVKRPSLAQEGPRKVMDNMMEMIREIPGYTECEGIGVGVPGPVDTINGKMLMATNLPGFEQYPIAAELTQNFNMPAYVDNDANVAGLAEALVGAGKGLPVVYYVTISTGIGGALIVDGKVVSGKHGHAGEIANIIIDRNREKINHLNIGAVENEASGVAITRKGKALFGDQIRHAGDVFDLAKQGNPQAQSIVDNMAYDLAVMFSVIAHIADPWMFVIGGGMMQSKDVFMDKVVANFKNLVHVPMRDTLFETAKLEEPGIIGAAMLPISHGN